The genomic interval AACAAAGCCTTTGCTCTCCATTCTTTAGTTATTCCTGTTTGTTTAAAATACAAACTATAAATCAGACTTCTTCTAATCCTTTTTAAAACTGCTTTAAATTCTTTGTGGGGAAATATACGGGTTTTATCATTTAAAGAAATCAACTCTTTTATCCACTCTAGAAACAAAACCAAATCTTCAATCGATAGTGTAGCATTAAGCAGCCGCATCTTAGTGATTAAGGTATCGGGATATTTATCTTTATCATAGGCTAACTTTTTTAATAATGACAACTGAATCTGAATATCATCTACTATTTGTTGGGGTTTGTAAATTTTGGACGCTTGAGTATCATGAACCCTATAAAGTAATAAGGCTTCTTGAATATTATAAAACTCTCCCTTCCATGCTATTTTAGTCCAAAAATCGTAATCTTCACCGCTATGCTTGTTCTCTTCATAAAAATAGCCTTCTAATTCCTCTCTTCTAAACATAGAGGCTGGCATACAAATGGAACACTGAATCAATAATTCTGATAATATCTCTTCATGCGTTTCTTTAAATTTTATAAGGCTACTCGATTTCCCAAAATGTTGCACCCAACTACTACAAACCAAGATCTTTTTATTCTGTTCCAATATACGAACTTGCTTTTCAAAACGTTCCTTGACAGCAATATCATCTGCATCCATTCTGGCTATATACTTTCCATTGGCTAATCTAAAACCTTCATTAGTAGCGCTGGAAACCCCTTGATTAAGTGTTTTATAAAGGGTTATAATTCTTGGATCAGTATATTTTTTTAAAATATCTGTGGTTCCATCGGTCGATGCATCATCAATAATGATTAATTCAAAATCAGTAAAAGTTTGATTTAAGATACTATTTACCGCCTCTTCTATATATAAGGCACAGTTGTACACTGGCATCACTACTGAAATAAATGGGCTAGGATTCATATTTTAGGATTTGTTTTACTAATCTCTTCAAAACTCTTTTTAATGAAACCCAATCATAAAATTTTAAGTAGGAATAAATTATTAATCCCCACTCGTTCACTTTTAATTTTCGAACTTCCTTTATAGCATTCTCATACCGATCTAATATTCTATGTCTTTGATGTTGATCAAAGGCAGCTAGTTTTGTTTTTACGATGTAATTAAAAAATTCATAATTAGCTTTATTTTTCAAGTCCATATTATCCTTTTTTCCTGAAATACTGCAACTAGAAAGTCGCACAAACACAACCGCTTCATTAATAGTATATAAAGGCTTTTTATCCGAAAAATCAAACCAAGCACGATCATCACTATTCCAAGCCAATGGATAACCATGAAAACCATACTTAAGGTACGAATCTCTTGAAAAAACATACTCCGATAATGAACTTCTGGTTAAATATTCAAATTTTCTGTAAAACGAACTATTTGCACATTCCCAAATGGGATGTATATAAACGGTAGATTTTTCTCCCTTTTCATTAATTAAAATTGAAGCAAAACGTATGACATTAGCCTTATCAACAAAATGATTGTAATGTTTGTACCAAGAAGCAACAAAATTATTATCCAAATAATCATCATCCCCCAATACCATCAACCATTCTTCATCACTTGACAAAGCAATACAACGATCCCACTGTTGAACTAATGAAATACCTCCAAGATTGGTTTCAAATCGATGATAGACAAAAGCAAATTGTCCTTTATATTTCTCTAATAATACGCTTGGATTTTCTGGACTGGCATCGTCCCCAATATACAACTTGAATCTCTTATCCGTTTGATTGGCTAGCGAACGCAAGGTTTCTTCTAAAAATAGAATTTTAAAATATGGAATTACTATAGCTATCATTTACTTATTACAAGAACACATATTAGAGTGATAATCTTTTTTTAATTTTTCGAATGTATCTTTTTATCAAATTTCGATATGAATCTATTTTAAATATATAATGCTCTCTTATTTTAGTATGGTATTTGGGAATTAAAAACCAAAACCATGTTTTATGAAATATTAATTTATTTGTAGCATTATTTACAATGTCATTCCTTTGACCAAAATCCCCATAATTATTGATTTGAATATAGACCTTTTTTATCCATTTTTTCTTAGGAATTATTTCGCATAGCTTACTAATTACTCTATAGTCAGAAGCTTTCCATTGATCCCATTGCGCAAAACCTTTATATTTTGAATGAAAAAGAAAACAGGTTGTGTCAATACATTCTATTTCTATTTTTTCTGATGTAAAGTGCTTTTGCGTAGGCAATACCTTTCCATTTGGATATCGCATTTGCCAAATAAAGAGTGTATCTTCATCAATTTTTTTTATTTCGGATACCATTTCCTCTATCACTTTATTATGAAATAAATGGGTATCATCATCCAGAAATAGAATCCAACCCTGTTCAATATGAGTAAGCAAGGTATTGCAATATAAATTATAAGGAGCATGTAAATATCCGTCAGGATTAATCAATACTTCTCCTTTGTATTTATTTACCTTAACCTTATTTATTCCTTCTTCATTCAAATATATTGCATCAGCTTCATCCTCGTAGCTTACATACTGTTTAATATTTTTGTAAGTCTGTTTTACAATAGATTGTCTGCAATTATAAAATCCAACAGGTCTTCTGGACGTTCGGGTTAATATATTTACTAAAATATCTTTTTTATTTTTATGAGGAATCATAACTAATTCAATTGAGATCTAAATTTAAACTCTTTTTTTAAATAATTTACAAGTAACACAATAACGTTTAATAAAGTAAGTGTTTTATAATATGCGTCTATCGTAAGCAGGAAAAATCATGGAGTTTAAGTAGGATAATCATTACCCCTTAATTGATTGTTCTACTAAATCATCAATAATTGTCAAATGTTTTTGCAGTGAAAAATTCCTTTTTATCACTTCTTTCCCGTTTGCTCCCATTTGTTTAGCTAAAGAAGTATTTTCTATTATTATTTTCATTTTTTCTGCCATTGCATCTACATCATGCTCTTGAACTAAAAAGCCAGTTTCTCCATCAATAATGACATCCGGAATTCCTGCATGATCGGTTGCAATAACAGGTAACCCTGCTGCACATGCTTCCAAAATTGAGACTGGAGTTCCTTCTTGATCACCATTTAAAGCTGTAACCGAATGCTGGACGAAAGCTAAACTCTTTTCCAGATATGCTATAAACGCTTCTTTAGTCAAAACTCCGGGTAACAAAACATTGTTCTCTATTTTATGATATCGAACTAAATTTCTGCATACTTCATACAGTTCTCCTTTCCCTCCTATTACCAATTGGGCATTGGGAAACTGTCCTATAACTTTCTTAAAAGCTAAAATGGTATAATAGGGTGCCTTTTTTTCTACAAAACGTCCTAAACCAATAAAAGTGTTTTCAGTAAATTGTGGATCTACGTTTAAGAAACTATTATCTGGCCCATAAGTATTGTAAATCACTTTTTCAGACGGACAGCCTAATTCAATTAAACTTTTTTGCATGGAACGAGAAACAGCAATGACATAGTTACTGTATTCAAACACTTCCTTGTACTTATTACAGCTTTCAATTACATATCCAATTGAAGCATCATAACCATGGAAATGCGTAATCAACGGAATATTTAATTTTTTACAAATTTTAACTATCCGATTCGCCGTTGGTCCATATTGCGCTAAGACAACTTGGATTTTATTCTTCTTTAAAGAATGAATAAATGCAGTTTCTTCAATATTAAAAGTTTTGAAACCCAGTTTGCGTTTTATTTTTACTTCCCATGAAGCATGCTTACTAGGCAATCTCCCGTACTCTTCTAAATACTGTGGTAAAAAATCGCCGTAATAATAAAACACTTTTCCCTGCAAACCTACTTTTTGTGCTTGAATAAAAGATTCTGAATAAGCATTAAGTGACGGAGAAACCATCGCAATTCTATTTTCTTGCAGTTCCATATAATCCAGTTATCATTTGACCATCTTTGAAAGTTACGGTATTTGGTTTATCTTTTTTAATTAAATACCCAATAATAGGTTTTAAAACCATAGAGAGATATTTGCGCTTTTTATGAGACATAGGACTTCTCCTTACCCATAATCCGAGCATTTGAGCCATAGAAGCGTGCCAACCTCCTGTTGCTTTAATTTCAAT from Flavobacterium ovatum carries:
- a CDS encoding glycosyltransferase; the protein is MELQENRIAMVSPSLNAYSESFIQAQKVGLQGKVFYYYGDFLPQYLEEYGRLPSKHASWEVKIKRKLGFKTFNIEETAFIHSLKKNKIQVVLAQYGPTANRIVKICKKLNIPLITHFHGYDASIGYVIESCNKYKEVFEYSNYVIAVSRSMQKSLIELGCPSEKVIYNTYGPDNSFLNVDPQFTENTFIGLGRFVEKKAPYYTILAFKKVIGQFPNAQLVIGGKGELYEVCRNLVRYHKIENNVLLPGVLTKEAFIAYLEKSLAFVQHSVTALNGDQEGTPVSILEACAAGLPVIATDHAGIPDVIIDGETGFLVQEHDVDAMAEKMKIIIENTSLAKQMGANGKEVIKRNFSLQKHLTIIDDLVEQSIKG
- a CDS encoding glycosyltransferase family 2 protein, translating into MIAIVIPYFKILFLEETLRSLANQTDKRFKLYIGDDASPENPSVLLEKYKGQFAFVYHRFETNLGGISLVQQWDRCIALSSDEEWLMVLGDDDYLDNNFVASWYKHYNHFVDKANVIRFASILINEKGEKSTVYIHPIWECANSSFYRKFEYLTRSSLSEYVFSRDSYLKYGFHGYPLAWNSDDRAWFDFSDKKPLYTINEAVVFVRLSSCSISGKKDNMDLKNKANYEFFNYIVKTKLAAFDQHQRHRILDRYENAIKEVRKLKVNEWGLIIYSYLKFYDWVSLKRVLKRLVKQILKYES
- a CDS encoding glycosyltransferase family 2 protein translates to MNPSPFISVVMPVYNCALYIEEAVNSILNQTFTDFELIIIDDASTDGTTDILKKYTDPRIITLYKTLNQGVSSATNEGFRLANGKYIARMDADDIAVKERFEKQVRILEQNKKILVCSSWVQHFGKSSSLIKFKETHEEILSELLIQCSICMPASMFRREELEGYFYEENKHSGEDYDFWTKIAWKGEFYNIQEALLLYRVHDTQASKIYKPQQIVDDIQIQLSLLKKLAYDKDKYPDTLITKMRLLNATLSIEDLVLFLEWIKELISLNDKTRIFPHKEFKAVLKRIRRSLIYSLYFKQTGITKEWRAKALLLLPLNELLFVLTTKGREIRKRLLRK